One part of the Streptomyces lienomycini genome encodes these proteins:
- a CDS encoding aldo/keto reductase yields the protein MISIPAYTLNDTTTLPALGLGTWPMKDDEAERAVREALGTGYRLIDTATNYRNETGVGRGVATGGVPREEVVVTTKLPGRHHGYEETLASFEESRARLGLGYVDLYLIHWPLPRVDRYVDSWKAMVKLREDGLVRSIGVSNFTAAHIERLEKETGVLPSVNQIELHPLLPQAELRAFHERKGIRTESWSPLGRGSDVLGDPAVAAVADAHGVTPAQAVLRWHTQLGAVPIPKSADPARQRANLDVFGFELDAGQMRAVADRAHRRLGGDPEVHEEF from the coding sequence GTGATCAGCATCCCGGCGTACACGCTCAACGACACCACCACGCTCCCCGCCCTGGGCCTGGGCACCTGGCCGATGAAGGACGACGAGGCCGAGCGGGCGGTCCGCGAGGCCCTGGGCACGGGGTACCGCCTGATCGACACGGCGACGAACTACCGCAACGAGACCGGCGTCGGCCGCGGCGTGGCGACCGGCGGGGTCCCGCGCGAGGAGGTCGTGGTGACGACCAAGCTGCCCGGCCGGCACCACGGCTACGAGGAGACGCTCGCCTCGTTCGAGGAGTCCCGAGCCCGGCTCGGTCTGGGGTACGTCGACCTGTACCTGATCCACTGGCCGCTGCCGCGCGTCGACAGGTACGTGGACTCGTGGAAGGCCATGGTCAAGCTGCGCGAGGACGGCCTGGTGCGGTCGATCGGCGTCTCCAACTTCACGGCGGCGCACATCGAGCGGCTGGAGAAGGAGACGGGTGTCCTGCCGTCCGTCAACCAGATCGAGCTGCACCCGCTCCTCCCGCAGGCCGAGCTGCGCGCCTTCCACGAGCGCAAGGGCATCCGGACCGAGAGCTGGAGCCCGCTGGGCCGGGGCAGCGACGTGCTGGGCGATCCCGCCGTCGCCGCGGTCGCCGACGCGCACGGGGTGACACCCGCGCAGGCGGTCCTGCGCTGGCACACCCAGCTGGGTGCGGTGCCGATCCCCAAGTCCGCGGATCCCGCTCGGCAGCGGGCGAACCTGGACGTCTTCGGCTTCGAGCTGGACGCCGGGCAGATGCGTGCGGTGGCGGACCGCGCGCACCGGCGGCTCGGCGGCGACCCGGAGGTGCACGAGGAGTTCTGA
- a CDS encoding DNA polymerase ligase N-terminal domain-containing protein has product MGGEGDGLRDYHGKRDFGRTGEPAGRPAPGEGGEPRFVVQIHDASTLHFDFRLQVGDVLRSWSVPKGPSADPSDKRLAVPTEDHPLEYEEFEGVIPAGEYGGGTVIVWDRGTYEPLSHDRRGRPVDFAESLAHGHARFRLHGAKLRGEYALTRFRGGRDGGTDEDAAWLLVKTAGGGRGHGTPDPRRARSARTGRTLARVAAEDGAE; this is encoded by the coding sequence GTGGGCGGCGAAGGCGACGGACTGCGGGACTACCACGGCAAACGGGACTTCGGCCGCACCGGTGAGCCCGCGGGCCGCCCTGCTCCCGGCGAGGGCGGCGAGCCGCGTTTCGTCGTGCAGATCCACGACGCGAGCACCCTGCACTTCGACTTCCGGTTGCAGGTGGGTGACGTGCTGAGGTCCTGGTCGGTGCCGAAGGGGCCGTCGGCGGACCCGAGCGACAAGCGGCTGGCGGTGCCGACGGAGGACCATCCGCTGGAGTACGAGGAGTTCGAGGGCGTCATCCCGGCCGGCGAGTACGGCGGCGGCACGGTCATCGTCTGGGACCGCGGCACCTACGAGCCGCTGAGCCACGACCGCCGGGGACGCCCGGTCGACTTCGCCGAGTCGCTCGCGCACGGGCACGCCCGCTTCCGGCTGCACGGCGCGAAGCTGCGCGGCGAGTACGCGCTGACCCGGTTCCGCGGTGGCCGGGACGGCGGCACCGACGAGGACGCGGCGTGGCTGCTGGTGAAGACGGCCGGCGGCGGGCGCGGGCACGGCACCCCCGACCCGCGGCGGGCCCGGTCCGCGCGCACCGGCCGCACGCTGGCGCGGGTCGCCGCGGAGGACGGCGCGGAGTGA
- a CDS encoding SpoIIE family protein phosphatase, translating to MEHSSAAMIVDARGTVTGWSDGARRLTGYAAEEVVGRPARDLLARDLLARDAPCGLLSGAGQEATAVVRHRDGRPVGLRLRVCPLLDADGAPDGHAVTCGPSTDLIDDAVRQASVSMSVLDADLRFAHVNDTTCRMLGRPADELLGRRLSDTLADFEGDARSFLHHLRVVADTGRRVQYESFSPAPAGTRVHAWTVEIWPVHDSSGAVTAVAMAAVESTEQHRARERLGLLNAAGALGGTLDVVRTAEELVGLLVPRFAGFASVDLLDWVLGTHEPVATPPEDSRLLRVAHASATEGFPTPAVHLGGNEVHPSDSPPVRALREGRVVLSGPGDPEFDRWMRSRDVRTPHNRAFREAVCSILAVPLRARGTTLGVALAARTAPREPYAVEDAVLAEELAGRAAVSVDNARRFARERSTALAIQRSLLPRDLPGQAAVEVAHRYLPSVSAAGIGGDWFDVIPLSGTRVGLVVGDVVGHGIPSTATMGRLCTAVRTLADVDLPPDELLTHLDDLVTHLAAGDTGDGEIAELGATCLYAVYDPASRRLSLAAAGHPAPALLLPDGTTRIVTMTAGPPLGVGGLPFEATELELPEGSVVALYTDGLVEDRDRDIDHATAELCRALTSPANSLDALCDSVLKAVMPEEPSDDVALLLARTRVLGTEQIRTWDVLADPVHVAAVRRSVAEQLDRWGLGETAFVTELVVSELVTNAIRYGEPPIQLRLIRDTALICEVSDASSTSPHLRRAHAFDEGGRGLLLVAQLTRRWGSRQTGSGKTIWAEQPLPAE from the coding sequence ATGGAGCACTCCTCCGCCGCGATGATCGTCGACGCCCGCGGAACGGTGACGGGATGGAGCGACGGCGCGCGGCGGCTCACCGGATACGCGGCCGAGGAGGTCGTGGGACGTCCCGCGCGGGACCTGCTCGCGCGGGACCTGCTCGCGCGGGACGCGCCCTGCGGCCTCCTGTCCGGCGCCGGACAGGAGGCCACCGCGGTGGTCCGGCACCGGGACGGCCGCCCGGTCGGCCTGCGGCTGCGGGTCTGTCCGCTGCTGGACGCCGACGGCGCACCGGACGGACACGCGGTGACCTGCGGCCCGTCGACCGACCTGATCGACGACGCCGTACGACAGGCCTCCGTGTCGATGTCCGTCCTCGACGCCGACCTGCGCTTCGCACACGTCAACGACACCACGTGCCGGATGCTGGGCAGGCCCGCCGACGAACTCCTCGGCCGCAGGCTGTCCGACACGCTGGCGGACTTCGAGGGCGACGCGCGGTCCTTCCTGCACCACCTGCGGGTCGTCGCCGACACGGGGCGGCGCGTCCAGTACGAGAGCTTCTCGCCCGCGCCCGCCGGCACCCGGGTGCACGCCTGGACCGTGGAGATCTGGCCGGTCCACGACTCCTCCGGCGCGGTCACCGCCGTCGCCATGGCCGCCGTCGAGAGCACCGAACAGCACCGGGCACGGGAGCGGCTGGGCCTGCTGAACGCGGCCGGTGCGCTCGGTGGCACCCTCGACGTCGTGCGCACCGCCGAGGAACTGGTCGGGCTCCTCGTCCCGCGGTTCGCCGGCTTCGCCAGCGTCGACCTGCTCGACTGGGTCCTCGGCACCCACGAACCCGTCGCGACGCCGCCCGAGGACTCCAGGCTCCTGCGGGTGGCCCACGCCTCCGCCACCGAGGGCTTCCCCACCCCGGCCGTCCACCTCGGCGGCAACGAGGTCCACCCGTCCGACTCCCCGCCCGTCCGGGCGCTGCGGGAGGGGCGCGTCGTGCTCAGCGGCCCCGGCGACCCGGAGTTCGACCGGTGGATGCGGAGCCGCGACGTGCGGACCCCGCACAACCGCGCGTTCCGCGAGGCCGTCTGCTCGATCCTGGCCGTGCCGCTGCGGGCCCGCGGCACCACCCTGGGCGTCGCGCTGGCCGCCCGGACCGCGCCCCGTGAGCCGTACGCCGTGGAGGACGCCGTACTGGCCGAGGAACTGGCCGGCCGGGCCGCCGTCTCCGTGGACAACGCCCGCCGCTTCGCCCGCGAGCGCTCCACCGCCCTGGCGATCCAGCGCAGCCTCCTCCCCCGGGACCTGCCCGGACAGGCCGCGGTCGAGGTGGCCCACCGGTACCTCCCCTCGGTGTCCGCGGCGGGCATCGGCGGCGACTGGTTCGACGTCATCCCGCTCTCCGGCACCCGCGTCGGCCTCGTCGTCGGCGACGTCGTGGGCCACGGCATCCCGTCCACGGCGACCATGGGCCGCCTGTGCACGGCCGTGCGCACCCTCGCCGACGTCGATCTGCCCCCCGACGAACTCCTCACCCACCTCGACGACCTCGTCACCCATCTCGCGGCCGGCGACACGGGCGACGGCGAGATCGCGGAACTGGGCGCCACCTGCCTGTACGCCGTGTACGACCCCGCCTCCCGCCGGCTGTCCCTGGCCGCCGCCGGCCACCCCGCGCCCGCCCTCCTCCTGCCCGACGGCACCACCCGGATCGTCACCATGACCGCGGGCCCGCCGCTCGGCGTGGGCGGCCTGCCCTTCGAGGCGACCGAGCTGGAACTGCCCGAGGGCTCGGTCGTCGCCCTCTACACCGACGGCCTCGTGGAGGACCGCGACCGCGACATCGACCACGCCACCGCCGAACTGTGCCGCGCGCTGACGTCGCCCGCCAACTCCCTCGACGCCCTGTGCGACAGCGTGCTCAAGGCCGTGATGCCGGAGGAACCCAGCGACGACGTGGCGCTGCTGCTGGCCCGCACCCGGGTGCTGGGCACGGAGCAGATACGCACCTGGGACGTCCTCGCGGACCCGGTGCACGTGGCCGCCGTACGGCGCTCCGTCGCCGAGCAGCTGGACCGGTGGGGTCTGGGCGAGACCGCGTTCGTCACCGAACTCGTCGTCAGCGAACTCGTCACCAACGCCATCCGCTACGGCGAGCCGCCCATCCAGCTCCGCCTCATCCGGGACACCGCCCTCATCTGCGAGGTCTCCGACGCCAGTTCCACCTCACCGCACCTGCGCCGCGCCCACGCCTTCGACGAGGGCGGCCGGGGACTGCTCCTGGTCGCCCAGCTCACCCGGCGCTGGGGGAGCCGGCAGACGGGCAGCGGCAAGACCATCTGGGCCGAACAGCCCCTGCCCGCGGAGTGA
- a CDS encoding peroxiredoxin has product MSAIPAVGDTVEDFTLPDETGTPRRLSELLADGPVVLFFYPAALTTGCTAEACHFRDLAAEFAAVGARPVGVSGDPVERQQEFAGRHSLGMPLLSDADGAVRERFGVKRGLSMAPTKRVTFVVGRDRTLLEVVRSELRMNTHADRALAALRAHRGE; this is encoded by the coding sequence ATGAGCGCGATCCCGGCCGTGGGCGACACCGTCGAGGACTTCACGCTGCCGGACGAGACCGGCACCCCGCGCCGCCTGTCCGAGCTGCTCGCCGACGGCCCCGTCGTCCTCTTCTTCTACCCGGCCGCCCTGACCACCGGCTGCACCGCGGAGGCCTGCCACTTCCGCGACCTCGCCGCCGAGTTCGCCGCGGTCGGTGCCCGGCCCGTCGGGGTCAGCGGCGACCCCGTGGAACGGCAGCAGGAGTTCGCCGGACGCCACAGCCTGGGCATGCCGCTGCTGTCCGACGCCGACGGCGCGGTCCGCGAGCGGTTCGGGGTGAAGCGGGGTCTCAGCATGGCCCCCACCAAGCGGGTCACCTTCGTCGTCGGGCGGGACCGCACCCTGCTGGAGGTCGTCCGCAGCGAACTGAGGATGAACACGCACGCCGACCGCGCGCTCGCCGCCCTCCGCGCCCACCGGGGGGAGTGA
- a CDS encoding DoxX family protein, which produces MSRSERSPLLLAGLLATAGVAHFAQPRPFDATVPRSLPGTPRTWTYASGVAELALAAGLALPRTRKAAALTAAAFFVGVFPANVKMAWDWRHRPTPQKAAALGRLPVQVPLVLWARAVARGSEGRS; this is translated from the coding sequence GTGTCACGGTCCGAACGCTCACCCCTGCTGCTCGCCGGCCTGCTGGCCACCGCGGGCGTCGCCCATTTCGCCCAGCCCCGCCCCTTCGACGCGACCGTGCCGCGCTCCCTGCCCGGCACGCCCCGGACGTGGACGTACGCCAGCGGCGTCGCCGAACTCGCGCTGGCCGCCGGACTCGCCCTGCCGCGCACCCGCAAGGCCGCCGCGCTGACCGCGGCCGCCTTCTTCGTCGGGGTGTTCCCCGCCAACGTCAAGATGGCCTGGGACTGGCGCCACCGCCCCACCCCGCAGAAGGCCGCCGCCCTCGGCCGGCTGCCGGTGCAGGTGCCGCTCGTGCTGTGGGCCCGCGCCGTCGCCCGGGGCAGCGAGGGCCGGTCATGA
- a CDS encoding TetR/AcrR family transcriptional regulator: MAGRAVRTEQVSATRQLILITAERLYAEHGVYAVSNRQVSEAAGQGNNAAVGYHFGTKADLVRAIAQRHSERVEELRARQLAALGDSPDLRDWVDCLVRPQFDHLAALGSPTWYARFCAQVMTDPALREIMTEESRASVSLREIIVGRNRCMPALPDEVRAERGDMARHLIVHTAEERERALAENRPTPRASWQDAADGLVDAIVGMWLAPVTPRGGE, translated from the coding sequence ATGGCGGGCAGGGCGGTCCGGACGGAACAGGTCAGCGCGACCCGGCAGCTGATCCTGATCACCGCTGAGCGGCTGTACGCCGAGCACGGGGTCTACGCGGTCTCCAACCGCCAGGTCAGCGAGGCCGCCGGGCAGGGCAACAACGCCGCCGTCGGCTACCACTTCGGTACGAAGGCGGACCTCGTCCGGGCCATCGCCCAGCGCCACTCGGAGCGCGTCGAGGAACTGCGCGCCCGGCAGCTCGCCGCCCTCGGCGACTCGCCCGACCTGCGGGACTGGGTGGACTGCCTGGTCCGCCCCCAGTTCGACCACCTGGCGGCGCTGGGCAGCCCCACCTGGTACGCGCGGTTCTGCGCCCAGGTCATGACCGACCCGGCGCTGCGGGAGATCATGACCGAGGAGTCCCGGGCCTCCGTCTCCCTGCGGGAGATCATCGTGGGCCGCAACCGGTGCATGCCCGCGCTGCCGGACGAGGTCCGCGCGGAGCGCGGCGACATGGCCCGCCACCTCATCGTGCACACGGCGGAGGAGCGGGAGCGGGCCCTGGCCGAGAACCGGCCCACCCCGCGCGCCAGCTGGCAGGACGCAGCCGACGGCCTGGTCGACGCGATCGTCGGCATGTGGCTGGCCCCCGTCACCCCCCGGGGCGGGGAGTGA
- a CDS encoding MFS transporter has translation MPASTAAPRPNAVVAVLALAGIVVALMQTLVIPIIPELPKLLDASASDAAWAVTATLLASAVATPVVGRLGDMFGKRRMLLFSLVLLIAGSAVCALSDALVPMVAGRALQGLSAAVIPLGISIMRDELPAERLAGATAVMSASLGVGGALGLPAAALIADKLDWHMLFWLSGALGVVSLVLVLSLVPESAVRTGGRFDLLGGIGMAAGLACLLLAISKGGDWGWTAGTTLGLFAAAVVILLVWGWWELHTPEPLVDLRTTARRQVLFTNLASIAIGFSMFAMSLVLPQLLQLPEATGYGLGRSLLTTGLVMAPSGLVMMAFAPVSAKVSKSRGPKVTLMIGALIVAAGYGLNIVLMSEVWHLVLVSCVISAGIGFAYGAMPSLIMGAVPASETAAANSLNTLMRSLGTSVASAIAGVILAQMTIDLGGFALPSEDAFKVVMAIGAGAALLAFAIASFIPRHRPAGSVAGPAPADGVAAEPASAR, from the coding sequence ATGCCCGCTTCAACCGCCGCACCACGGCCGAACGCCGTGGTGGCGGTACTGGCCCTCGCCGGGATCGTCGTCGCGCTGATGCAGACCCTGGTCATCCCGATCATCCCGGAGCTGCCGAAGCTCCTGGACGCGTCGGCCTCGGACGCGGCCTGGGCGGTGACCGCCACGCTGCTGGCCTCCGCGGTGGCCACTCCGGTCGTCGGCCGGCTGGGCGACATGTTCGGCAAGCGGCGGATGCTGCTGTTCAGTCTGGTGCTGCTGATCGCCGGTTCCGCGGTCTGCGCACTGAGCGACGCGCTGGTCCCGATGGTCGCCGGCCGCGCCCTGCAGGGCCTGTCCGCCGCGGTGATCCCGCTCGGCATCAGCATCATGCGCGACGAGCTGCCGGCCGAGCGGCTGGCCGGCGCCACCGCGGTGATGAGCGCCTCCCTCGGCGTCGGCGGCGCGCTCGGTCTGCCCGCCGCCGCGCTGATCGCGGACAAGCTCGACTGGCACATGCTGTTCTGGCTCTCCGGCGCGCTCGGCGTCGTCTCCCTGGTGCTGGTGCTCTCGCTGGTGCCCGAGTCGGCGGTGCGCACCGGCGGCCGCTTCGACCTGCTCGGCGGCATCGGCATGGCCGCCGGCCTCGCGTGCCTGCTGCTGGCGATCTCCAAGGGCGGTGACTGGGGCTGGACCGCGGGCACCACCCTCGGGCTGTTCGCGGCCGCCGTGGTGATCCTGCTGGTCTGGGGCTGGTGGGAGCTGCACACGCCCGAGCCGCTGGTGGACCTGCGCACCACCGCCCGCCGCCAGGTGCTGTTCACCAACCTGGCGTCCATCGCCATCGGCTTCTCGATGTTCGCGATGTCCCTGGTGCTTCCGCAGCTGCTGCAGCTGCCCGAGGCCACCGGTTACGGGCTCGGCCGCTCCCTGCTGACCACGGGCCTGGTGATGGCGCCGTCCGGTCTGGTGATGATGGCGTTCGCCCCGGTCTCCGCGAAGGTCTCCAAGTCCCGGGGCCCGAAGGTGACGCTGATGATCGGCGCCCTGATCGTCGCGGCCGGCTACGGCCTGAACATCGTCCTGATGTCCGAGGTCTGGCACCTGGTCCTGGTCTCCTGCGTCATCAGCGCGGGCATCGGCTTCGCCTACGGCGCCATGCCGTCGCTGATCATGGGCGCGGTGCCGGCGAGTGAGACGGCCGCCGCGAACAGCCTCAACACCCTCATGCGGTCCCTGGGCACGTCGGTCGCCAGTGCCATCGCCGGAGTGATCCTGGCCCAGATGACCATCGACCTGGGCGGCTTCGCCCTGCCGTCCGAGGACGCGTTCAAGGTGGTCATGGCCATCGGCGCCGGCGCGGCCCTGCTGGCCTTCGCCATCGCGTCCTTCATCCCCCGGCACCGTCCCGCCGGCTCGGTGGCGGGCCCGGCGCCCGCCGACGGCGTCGCGGCGGAGCCCGCCTCCGCGCGCTGA
- a CDS encoding ATP-dependent DNA ligase has translation MELPLIPPMLATPGALPSSGRDARWAYETKQDGQRVVVYLPGDGSVLLRARSGQDITAAYPELAPLATALGDTPAVLDGEVLALDEQGRADFQLLQSRMGLAHAPARAAHRAARVPVHLVLFDALHLAGRSLLRLPYTGRRERLTGLGLNGPSWSTPAALVGHGEQALRATREHGLEGLVCKRLDSVYEPGVRSRAWIKIRNMRSEDVVVGGWLPGRGRLGGLPGAVLVGQRAAGRLRYVGGVGTGWSEGERTELAALLGAAATDVCPFDPVPPVPGARWVLPRLVGEVRYSTRTREGMLRQPSWLRLRPDLAPEDSAADVPDDPV, from the coding sequence GTGGAGCTGCCGCTGATCCCTCCGATGCTCGCCACCCCCGGCGCCCTGCCGTCGTCCGGACGGGACGCGCGCTGGGCCTACGAGACCAAGCAGGACGGCCAGCGCGTGGTGGTCTATCTGCCCGGCGACGGAAGCGTCCTGCTGCGCGCCCGTTCCGGCCAGGACATCACCGCCGCCTACCCCGAGCTGGCGCCGCTCGCCACCGCGCTCGGCGACACCCCCGCCGTACTGGACGGCGAGGTGCTGGCCCTGGACGAACAGGGCCGCGCCGACTTCCAGTTGCTGCAGTCCCGCATGGGCCTCGCGCACGCCCCGGCCCGCGCCGCGCACCGGGCGGCGCGGGTTCCCGTCCACCTGGTGCTGTTCGACGCCCTGCACCTGGCGGGCCGCTCCCTGCTGCGCCTGCCCTACACCGGCCGCCGCGAGCGGCTCACCGGCCTCGGCCTGAACGGGCCGTCGTGGTCGACCCCGGCCGCGCTGGTCGGGCACGGCGAACAGGCCCTGCGGGCCACCCGCGAGCACGGCCTGGAGGGGCTGGTGTGCAAGCGGCTCGACTCGGTGTACGAGCCCGGGGTCCGCTCCCGCGCCTGGATCAAGATCCGCAACATGCGCAGCGAGGACGTCGTGGTCGGCGGCTGGCTGCCCGGCAGGGGACGGCTCGGCGGCCTCCCCGGCGCCGTTCTGGTCGGCCAGCGCGCCGCGGGCCGGCTGCGCTACGTCGGCGGGGTCGGCACCGGCTGGAGCGAGGGCGAGCGCACCGAGCTGGCCGCGCTGCTGGGGGCCGCCGCCACGGACGTCTGCCCCTTCGACCCGGTACCGCCGGTGCCGGGGGCCCGCTGGGTCCTCCCCCGGCTGGTCGGCGAGGTCCGCTACAGCACCCGCACGCGGGAGGGCATGCTGCGCCAGCCGTCCTGGCTCAGGCTCCGCCCGGACCTGGCGCCCGAGGACTCGGCCGCGGACGTTCCGGACGACCCGGTGTGA
- a CDS encoding NPP1 family protein has protein sequence MLSRTAATPRRRWLTAPLGALALVVALPATAFAAPPPGLPGDADNLERTYQPAYDYDTDGCYPTPAIGADGTVNGGLKPTGALNGDCRDASDLDHTNGYARATCDGDWCAYMYGLYFEKDQALPGSSLGGHRHDWEHVVVWVRDGDVRYVSTSQHGSFSVHERSAVRFDGTHPKVVYHKDGISTHCFRLATSNDEPPENHRGTWQYPALVGWNGYPAGLRDKLSAYDFGSADFGLGDGSFASHLAAAKPSGIAFDPHA, from the coding sequence ATGCTGTCGCGTACCGCCGCAACGCCCCGCAGGAGATGGCTCACCGCACCGCTCGGTGCCCTCGCCCTCGTCGTCGCCCTTCCCGCGACCGCCTTCGCCGCTCCGCCGCCCGGACTGCCCGGCGACGCGGACAACCTGGAGCGCACGTACCAGCCCGCCTACGACTACGACACCGACGGCTGCTATCCCACACCGGCCATCGGCGCCGACGGAACGGTCAACGGCGGGCTGAAACCGACCGGCGCCCTCAACGGCGACTGCCGCGACGCCTCCGACCTGGACCACACCAACGGCTACGCGCGCGCCACGTGCGACGGCGACTGGTGCGCCTACATGTACGGCCTCTACTTCGAGAAGGACCAGGCGCTGCCCGGCAGCAGCCTCGGCGGGCACCGGCACGACTGGGAGCACGTCGTGGTGTGGGTGCGCGACGGCGACGTACGGTACGTCTCGACGTCCCAGCACGGCTCGTTCAGCGTGCACGAGCGGTCGGCCGTCCGCTTCGACGGCACCCATCCGAAGGTCGTCTACCACAAGGACGGCATCAGCACCCACTGCTTCCGCCTGGCGACCTCGAACGACGAACCGCCCGAGAACCACAGGGGCACCTGGCAGTACCCGGCCCTGGTGGGCTGGAACGGCTACCCGGCGGGCCTGCGCGACAAGCTGAGCGCCTACGACTTCGGCAGTGCGGACTTCGGCCTCGGGGACGGCAGCTTCGCCTCCCACCTGGCCGCGGCCAAGCCCTCCGGCATCGCCTTCGACCCGCATGCCTGA
- the hemC gene encoding hydroxymethylbilane synthase, with product MSAPELIRVVSRDSPMALAQVERVRAELASLHPGVRTEVVPVRTTGDKWLGDLSQVEGKGAFTKEVDAALLSGEADLAVHCVKDVPADRPLPAGTVFAAFLKRDDVRDALVHPGGLTLDELPAGTRVGTSSVRRVAQLAATHPHLRCVPFRGNANRRLAKLAAGEADALLLAVSGLERIGREDVISEVLSPETMMPPIGAGILALQCREGDSALIEAVGALGDPTTHREATAERMFLHVLQGHCNSPIAGHAHVDRSGELSLRGCVFTPDGKIRLNAHEWAGRLDPATLGTSVAVALLRQGAREIIDGIAH from the coding sequence ATGTCCGCCCCCGAACTGATCCGCGTCGTCTCCCGCGACTCCCCCATGGCCCTGGCCCAGGTCGAGCGTGTCCGGGCCGAGTTGGCGTCCCTCCACCCCGGCGTGCGCACCGAGGTGGTGCCGGTGAGGACCACCGGCGACAAGTGGCTCGGCGATCTGTCGCAGGTGGAGGGCAAGGGCGCGTTCACCAAGGAGGTCGACGCCGCGCTGCTGTCGGGCGAGGCCGATCTCGCGGTGCACTGCGTCAAGGACGTGCCCGCCGACCGGCCGCTGCCCGCCGGTACGGTCTTCGCCGCGTTCCTGAAGCGGGACGACGTCCGGGACGCGCTCGTCCACCCGGGCGGCCTGACCCTGGACGAGCTGCCCGCCGGGACGCGCGTCGGCACGTCGTCGGTGCGCCGGGTCGCCCAGCTGGCCGCCACCCATCCGCACCTGCGGTGCGTGCCGTTCCGCGGCAACGCCAACCGGCGCCTGGCGAAGCTCGCCGCGGGTGAGGCGGACGCGCTGCTGCTCGCGGTGTCCGGCCTGGAGCGCATCGGCCGCGAGGACGTGATCAGCGAGGTCCTCTCCCCCGAGACGATGATGCCGCCGATCGGCGCGGGCATCCTCGCCCTGCAGTGCCGCGAGGGCGACAGCGCGCTCATCGAGGCGGTGGGCGCTCTCGGCGACCCGACGACGCACCGGGAGGCGACGGCGGAACGCATGTTCCTGCACGTCCTGCAGGGGCACTGCAACAGCCCGATCGCGGGGCACGCGCACGTGGACCGGAGCGGGGAACTCTCGCTGCGGGGCTGCGTCTTCACCCCGGACGGCAAGATCCGGCTGAACGCCCACGAGTGGGCCGGCCGTCTCGACCCGGCGACGCTGGGCACCTCGGTCGCCGTGGCCCTGCTGCGGCAGGGCGCCCGGGAGATCATCGACGGCATCGCGCACTGA
- a CDS encoding SigB/SigF/SigG family RNA polymerase sigma factor: protein MRVAGRTKPHPHDDAPDTAAAFDRLAGLPEGPERKALRDDLIRVWLPMAERIAVRFRGRGENLEDLYQVAALGLVKAVDHYDPERGHAFEAYAVPTVTGEIKRHFRDHMWTLHVPRRIQDLRNRVRRSAKELAQVTPGRAPTVAEIAEHAQLTEDEVRTGMEALECFSALSLEAEMPGTDGYALGDALGGPDPAFDAVVDRVAVRPCLEALPERERTILYLRFFGGMTQSGIARQLGISQMHVSRLLTGCFDRIREEILAEAR from the coding sequence ATGCGTGTCGCCGGCAGAACCAAACCCCACCCGCACGACGACGCCCCCGACACGGCCGCGGCGTTCGACCGGCTCGCCGGGCTGCCCGAGGGACCCGAGCGCAAAGCGCTGCGGGACGATCTGATCCGGGTCTGGCTGCCCATGGCGGAGCGGATCGCCGTCCGCTTCCGGGGCCGCGGCGAGAACCTGGAGGATCTGTATCAGGTGGCGGCCCTCGGCCTGGTCAAGGCCGTCGACCACTACGACCCGGAGCGCGGCCACGCCTTCGAGGCGTACGCCGTACCGACCGTGACCGGCGAGATCAAACGGCACTTCCGCGACCACATGTGGACCCTGCACGTGCCGCGCCGGATCCAGGACCTGCGCAACCGGGTCCGCCGATCCGCGAAGGAGCTGGCGCAGGTCACCCCCGGGCGCGCGCCGACCGTCGCGGAGATCGCCGAGCACGCGCAGCTGACCGAGGACGAGGTGCGTACCGGCATGGAGGCCCTGGAGTGCTTCTCCGCGCTGTCGCTGGAGGCGGAGATGCCCGGCACCGACGGATACGCGCTCGGCGACGCGCTGGGCGGCCCCGACCCCGCCTTCGACGCGGTCGTGGACCGGGTGGCGGTCCGGCCCTGCCTGGAGGCGCTGCCCGAACGCGAGCGCACCATCCTCTACCTGCGCTTCTTCGGAGGGATGACACAGAGCGGCATCGCCCGGCAGCTCGGCATCTCCCAGATGCACGTCTCCCGGCTGCTCACCGGCTGTTTCGACCGGATACGCGAGGAGATCCTGGCGGAGGCCCGCTGA